A window of Cellulomonas fimi contains these coding sequences:
- a CDS encoding acyl-CoA carboxylase epsilon subunit: protein MNDAQPGAHVHVVRGAPDEVELAALVAGLVAASSQDAHGADDHAAATSAWSDRRRVLRGATTPRPGPDAWRWSLRG from the coding sequence GTGAACGACGCACAGCCGGGCGCGCACGTGCACGTCGTGCGCGGCGCGCCCGACGAGGTCGAGCTCGCGGCGCTGGTCGCGGGCCTCGTCGCGGCCTCGTCGCAGGACGCGCACGGCGCGGACGACCACGCCGCGGCGACGTCCGCGTGGTCCGACCGGCGACGCGTGCTGCGCGGTGCGACGACGCCCCGGCCGGGCCCCGACGCGTGGCGCTGGAGCCTGCGCGGCTGA
- a CDS encoding DUF885 domain-containing protein: protein MTTTPTPSGARQPTPIDAVAEAHVAASAALHPIAATAIGLPGHEHEMTDFSPAGHDARADQTRSTLTALDGLAPVDAVDELTLAAMRERLGLELELHDAGEPLRDLNNIASPVQELRDVFDIMATGSIEDWENVAARLNALPGAVDGYVESLRLAASRGDVAAVRQVEEAARQAAELADPASSFFTAFVTGADVDAALDESAACALVRGELERGAVAAREAYGTLATFLRDELAPQAPQQDAVGRDRYALFSRAFLGATVDLDETYAWGLEELARVVAEQEEVAAQIAGPGATVEQAVAALDADPARQLHGTEALRAWMQETSDAAIDALDGVHFAIPEALRTLECRIAPTQTGGIYYTGPSDDFTRPGRMWWSVPADVTTFSTWREKTTVYHEGVPGHHLQIGQAVHARDTLNRWRRLACWTSGFGEGWALYAERLMADLGFLDDPGDRLGMLDSQRLRAARVVFDIGVHLGLPAPAQWGGGTWDADKGWDFLRANVNMPESFVRFEWTRYLGWPGQAPSYKIGQRLWEQTRDEAAGAARTRGDAFDLRTFHATALEQGALPLDVLKRVFATS from the coding sequence GTGACGACGACGCCCACCCCCAGCGGTGCCCGCCAGCCCACCCCGATCGACGCGGTCGCCGAGGCCCACGTCGCGGCCTCCGCCGCCCTGCACCCGATCGCCGCGACGGCGATCGGCCTGCCCGGTCACGAGCACGAGATGACCGACTTCTCGCCCGCGGGCCACGACGCCCGCGCGGACCAGACGCGCTCGACGCTCACGGCCCTCGACGGCCTCGCACCCGTCGACGCGGTCGACGAGCTGACGCTCGCCGCGATGCGCGAGCGGCTCGGCCTCGAGCTCGAGCTGCACGACGCGGGCGAGCCGCTGCGCGACCTCAACAACATCGCGTCGCCCGTGCAGGAGCTGCGGGACGTCTTCGACATCATGGCGACCGGCTCGATCGAGGACTGGGAGAACGTCGCCGCCCGCCTCAACGCCCTCCCGGGTGCGGTCGACGGGTACGTCGAGTCGCTGCGCCTCGCCGCGTCGCGCGGTGACGTCGCGGCGGTCCGCCAGGTCGAGGAGGCCGCCCGGCAGGCGGCCGAGCTCGCCGACCCGGCGTCGTCGTTCTTCACGGCGTTCGTGACGGGCGCGGACGTCGACGCGGCCCTCGACGAGTCGGCCGCGTGCGCGCTGGTCCGCGGCGAGCTCGAGCGCGGCGCGGTCGCGGCCCGGGAGGCGTACGGCACGCTCGCGACGTTCCTGCGCGACGAGCTCGCCCCGCAGGCCCCGCAGCAGGACGCGGTCGGCCGCGACCGGTACGCGCTGTTCTCCCGCGCGTTCCTCGGCGCGACCGTCGACCTCGACGAGACCTACGCGTGGGGTCTCGAGGAGCTCGCGCGGGTCGTCGCGGAGCAGGAGGAGGTCGCCGCGCAGATCGCCGGGCCGGGCGCGACCGTCGAGCAGGCCGTCGCCGCGCTCGACGCCGACCCCGCACGGCAGCTGCACGGCACCGAGGCGCTGCGCGCGTGGATGCAGGAGACGTCGGACGCCGCGATCGACGCGCTCGACGGCGTGCACTTCGCGATCCCGGAGGCGCTCCGGACCCTGGAGTGCCGGATCGCCCCCACGCAGACCGGCGGCATCTACTACACGGGCCCGAGCGACGACTTCACACGCCCCGGCCGCATGTGGTGGTCGGTGCCCGCCGACGTGACGACGTTCAGCACGTGGCGCGAGAAGACGACCGTCTACCACGAGGGCGTCCCCGGCCACCACCTGCAGATCGGCCAGGCCGTGCACGCGCGCGACACGCTCAACCGGTGGCGCCGCCTCGCGTGCTGGACGTCGGGCTTCGGCGAGGGCTGGGCGCTGTACGCCGAGCGCCTCATGGCCGACCTGGGCTTCCTCGACGACCCGGGCGACCGGCTGGGCATGCTCGACAGCCAGCGCCTGCGCGCCGCACGCGTCGTGTTCGACATCGGCGTGCACCTCGGCCTGCCCGCGCCCGCGCAGTGGGGCGGCGGCACGTGGGACGCCGACAAGGGCTGGGACTTCCTGCGCGCCAACGTCAACATGCCCGAGTCGTTCGTGCGGTTCGAGTGGACCCGCTACCTCGGCTGGCCGGGCCAGGCGCCGTCCTACAAGATCGGCCAGCGCCTGTGGGAGCAGACCCGCGACGAGGCGGCCGGCGCGGCGCGCACGCGCGGCGACGCGTTCGACCTGCGCACGTTCCACGCGACGGCCCTCGAGCAGGGCGCCCTCCCGCTCGACGTGCTCAAGCGGGTGTTCGCGACGTCCTGA
- a CDS encoding acyl-CoA carboxylase subunit beta, translating to MTQTDQTGVPAPGTAPRGTAARLADLAERTRAAEVAEQGAADKQHARGKKTARERIEALLDPGSFTELDALVRHRSTNFGLDKKRIPGDGVVTGHGTVDGRPVCVYSQDFTVFGGSLGEVHGQKITKVMDLALRTGVPLVGISDGGGARIQEGVAGLTQFAEIFRRNVAASGVIPQISLILGPSAGGAVYSPALTDFIVMADGTSNMFITGPDVIRAVTGEDVGFEELGGATTHSTRSGVAHYMASDEDDAIDYVRSLLSYLPQNNLTDPPTFAHEAPLEVTEEDEELDAIVPDSDTQPYDMRTVVEHVLDDGVLLEIQPLYAQNVLVGFGHVEGQPVGIVANQPMAMAGTLDINAAEKAARFVRTCDAFNIPVLTFVDVPGFLPGTDQEWNGIIRRGAKLIYAYAEATVPLVTVITRKAYGGAYIVMGSKQLGADVNLAWPTAQIAVMGAGGAVNILQRGALKSVAEAGGDVEAERRRLTAEYEEAIVNPWDAADRGYVDAVIAPSQTRSEITRALRLLRTKRASLPPKKHGNIPL from the coding sequence GTGACCCAGACGGACCAGACAGGCGTCCCCGCCCCCGGCACCGCCCCGCGCGGCACCGCGGCCCGCCTCGCCGACCTCGCCGAGCGGACCCGGGCGGCCGAGGTCGCCGAGCAGGGCGCGGCCGACAAGCAGCACGCGCGCGGCAAGAAGACGGCCCGCGAGCGCATCGAGGCGCTCCTTGACCCGGGCTCGTTCACCGAGCTCGACGCGCTCGTGCGGCACCGCTCGACGAACTTCGGGCTCGACAAGAAGCGGATCCCGGGCGACGGCGTCGTCACCGGGCACGGCACGGTCGACGGCCGGCCGGTGTGCGTCTACTCGCAGGACTTCACGGTCTTCGGCGGCAGCCTCGGCGAGGTGCACGGCCAGAAGATCACCAAGGTCATGGACCTCGCGCTGCGCACCGGCGTGCCGCTCGTCGGGATCAGCGACGGCGGCGGCGCGCGTATCCAGGAGGGCGTCGCGGGCCTCACGCAGTTCGCGGAGATCTTCCGCCGCAACGTCGCCGCGTCGGGCGTGATCCCGCAGATCAGCCTCATCCTCGGCCCGTCGGCGGGCGGCGCGGTGTACTCCCCCGCGCTCACGGACTTCATCGTCATGGCCGACGGCACGTCGAACATGTTCATCACCGGGCCGGACGTGATCCGCGCGGTCACGGGCGAGGACGTCGGCTTCGAGGAGCTCGGCGGCGCGACGACGCACAGCACGCGCTCGGGCGTCGCGCACTACATGGCGTCCGACGAGGACGACGCGATCGACTACGTGCGCTCGCTGCTGTCGTACCTCCCGCAGAACAACCTCACGGACCCGCCGACGTTCGCGCACGAGGCGCCGCTCGAGGTGACCGAGGAGGACGAGGAGCTCGACGCGATCGTCCCCGACTCGGACACGCAGCCGTACGACATGCGCACCGTCGTGGAGCACGTGCTCGACGACGGCGTCCTGCTCGAGATCCAGCCGCTGTACGCGCAGAACGTGCTCGTCGGGTTCGGGCACGTCGAGGGTCAGCCCGTGGGGATCGTCGCGAACCAGCCGATGGCGATGGCGGGCACGCTCGACATCAACGCCGCGGAGAAGGCCGCGCGGTTCGTGCGGACGTGCGACGCGTTCAACATCCCGGTGCTGACGTTCGTCGACGTGCCGGGCTTCCTGCCGGGCACGGACCAGGAGTGGAACGGCATCATCCGGCGCGGCGCGAAGCTCATCTACGCGTACGCGGAGGCGACGGTCCCGCTGGTCACGGTCATCACCCGCAAGGCGTACGGTGGCGCGTACATCGTCATGGGGTCCAAGCAGCTCGGTGCCGACGTCAACCTGGCCTGGCCGACCGCCCAGATCGCGGTCATGGGCGCGGGCGGTGCGGTGAACATCCTGCAGCGCGGCGCGCTCAAGTCCGTCGCGGAGGCCGGTGGGGACGTCGAGGCCGAGCGGCGACGCCTCACGGCGGAGTACGAGGAGGCGATCGTCAACCCGTGGGACGCGGCGGACCGCGGCTACGTGGACGCCGTCATCGCCCCCTCGCAGACCCGGTCGGAGATCACCCGGGCGCTGCGGCTGCTGCGCACCAAGCGCGCGAGCCTGCCGCCCAAGAAGCACGGCAACATCCCGCTGTGA
- a CDS encoding biotin--[acetyl-CoA-carboxylase] ligase: MTTPPSDGDLTEDRSPLDQDALRSLLLAPAGPLARVDVVARTGSTNTDVVAAIAADPDAWPHGSVLVADHQDAGRGRAGRDWETAAGTALTCSFVARPTVPTRAFGWLPLLAGLGAVTAVRATAGVPAVLKWPNDVLVPADTEVAGWGAARKVGGILTEVAPTPAGVTPAVVIGIGINVGQSAAELPVEHATSLALAGAHHVTRDSLLVALVTALDDVATRWRDAGGDAVASGLADEITAVCATIGAPVRVELPGGDELTGVAERLDDDGALVVVDAAGRTHHVLAGDVRHVRSGV; this comes from the coding sequence ATGACGACGCCCCCGTCCGACGGCGACCTCACCGAGGACCGCAGCCCGCTCGACCAGGACGCCCTGCGCTCGCTCCTGCTGGCGCCCGCCGGCCCGCTCGCGCGCGTCGACGTCGTCGCCCGCACGGGCTCGACCAACACCGACGTCGTCGCCGCGATCGCCGCCGACCCCGACGCGTGGCCGCACGGCAGCGTGCTCGTCGCCGACCACCAGGACGCCGGCCGCGGGCGCGCGGGGCGCGACTGGGAGACCGCCGCCGGGACCGCGCTGACCTGCTCGTTCGTCGCCCGCCCGACGGTCCCGACGCGCGCGTTCGGCTGGCTGCCGCTCCTCGCCGGGCTCGGCGCCGTGACCGCCGTGCGCGCGACCGCCGGGGTGCCGGCCGTGCTCAAGTGGCCGAACGACGTGCTCGTCCCGGCGGACACCGAGGTCGCCGGCTGGGGTGCGGCGCGCAAGGTCGGGGGCATCCTCACCGAGGTCGCGCCGACGCCCGCGGGGGTCACGCCGGCCGTCGTCATCGGCATCGGGATCAACGTGGGCCAGAGCGCCGCCGAGCTGCCCGTCGAGCACGCGACCTCGCTCGCGCTCGCGGGCGCGCACCACGTGACGCGCGACTCCCTGCTCGTCGCGCTCGTCACAGCCCTCGACGACGTCGCGACGCGCTGGCGCGACGCGGGCGGCGACGCGGTCGCGTCCGGGCTGGCCGACGAGATCACGGCCGTGTGCGCGACGATCGGCGCGCCCGTGCGGGTCGAGCTCCCCGGGGGCGACGAGCTGACCGGCGTCGCGGAGCGCCTCGACGACGACGGCGCGCTCGTCGTCGTCGACGCCGCGGGCCGCACGCACCACGTCCTCGCGGGTGACGTCCGTCACGTGCGGTCCGGGGTGTGA